CAGGCCGTCCACGAGGTCCCGGCCGGCCTCGGTGAGGCGCAGATGGGCGACGCGGCGGTCACGGGTGTCGCCGCGCCGCTCGACCAGGCCGCGTTCGGTGAGCTGTTTGAGCCGCTTGGTCACGGCCGCCCCCGAGGAGAAGGTCTCGCGGGCCAGCTCGCTCGGGGTCAGTTCGTGGCCGGTCCGGCGCAGCGCGCCCAGCAGGTCGAACTCGGGCCGGCTCAGCCCCGCCCGGCGCAGGGGGGCGTCCTCCGCCTGCTGGAGGAGCGCGGAGCAGCGGTTGATACGGCCGATGATCTCCATCGGGGCCGTGTCCAGCTCGGGGTGGACGGCCCGCCACTGCCGGACGACACCGGCCACGGTGTCGTCCGGGGCGGGTCCGGCAGCGGCGGCTGCCGCGTCCGCCGCGTCCGCCTCTGGATCATCGGCCGCCGCTGGAGCACCGGCCGGCTCGGCGGGCAGGACGGCCGACGGCTCGGCGGACGGCTCCGGGGGCTCCTGCGGCGCCGGGTACAGCTCCGGCGCCGGTGGATCTGTCCGCCCGGTGGAGTCCGTCCGCCCGATGGAGCCCGTCCGTCCGGTGGAGTCCGGGTGCTCCCGGCCGTGGGGCGTGTCGCCGGCCCCCGCCGCCGTGGGTACCGGTCGTCCGTTGCTCGCCGTCATGGCCGTGCGTCCTCCGTCGTCCTGCCCGTGCTCGTCACCGGGGCATGCAGCCCCAGGCGTCGTACCGTCGCGGCGAGCGTACGGTGTGCGGACTGCTCGGTGAGCACGACCCGCTCCTGGGGCAGCGCGCGCTGCCACCACTCCCCGGCGGCGGCGTCGGCGGTGGCGCGCAGTTCGACCAGCGCGGCGGCCAGGGACCGGCGGGCGGACTCCAGGGCCGTCCGGTCGGGCCGCGGTTCGGCGAGCAGGCGCGCGGCCCTCTCGCGGGCCCGGTCCACGGCGGTCAGCGCGTCTCCGACCCGGTCCCCCGCCCGGCGGTTGGTGACGGCGACGGCGGCCACGAAGCCGACCAGGGCGCCGACGACGGTGTCCACGGCCCGCTCGGTCATCAGCTCCCCCGCCGGATGCTGTCCGGCGAACTCGGTGACGAGCAGCGCCATGGGGGTCACGCAGATGCTGCCGAGCCAGTAGTTGCGGCCCATCAGCGCCTCGGCGCCGAAGTTGAGGGCCACGCAGACCAGGACGAGGGCCAGGCCGCCCGTGTGGGCGAGCGGGACGAGCGCGGCGAAGACGAGGACGCCGACGAGGTTGCCGACGACCCGCTGCACACCGCGGCTCCAGGTGAGCATGACGTTGGCCTGGTAGAGGGAGGCGGCGGTGACCAGCGCCCAGTAGGGGCGGCCGATGCCCAGGGCCAGGGAGGCGTATCCGGCGAGCGCGCAGCCGAGCGCGGTCCGCACGGCGATGGGTGCCAGCGGGCCGAGCCGGCTCCACCAGGGGCGGTGGGGGGCGCCGGCCTCGGCGTGGACGCCGAGGAGTTCGTCGGTGGCCGCCGCCGTCTCACCGGCCCGCGGAACCGGACCGCTGCCGCACAGCTCGCGCGCCCAGGTCCGCAGCCGCTCCGGGTCGGCGTCGGCGGGCGCGGCGAGGGCGACCTCGGCCCGGATGACGAGCCGGGCGAGATCGCGCCGGGAGGCGGCCCGCGCCCCGGCGACCGGCAGCGCCTGCCAGGCGGCCTGCACGGCGGCGGCCGCCGCGGCGCGCAGGCGGGCGTGGCCGTCCCCGGTGCCGCGGGTGGCGGCGTACGCGGCGGCGGCGTTCAGCGCCTGCGCGGTGGCCCGGCGCTCCGGGCCGTGCGGGCGCAGCAGGCCGGGCGCCATGCAGACCAGCCAGGCCCAGGCAGCGGCGGCCAGGGCCAGCGCGAGGTGGGCGGGGACCTGGCCGAGCGTCTGCGGGGCGAACAGGGACGCGGAGCTGATGAAGGTCAGGACCACGTTGCCGGGCGGGCCCACCCGGGTCGCGTCGCACAGGGCCTTCTGCGCGGCGGCCATGAGCGCGCCGACCGCGACCAGGACGACGGGGTCGCGGGTGAGCGAGGCGGTGACCAGGGAGAGGGCGAGGCCGCCGACCATGCCGAGCACCACCCAGGCCAGGACCCGGGCGCGGGCGGCGTAGGGGCGGTTGTGGGCGTACAGGGCGCACAGCGATCCGGCCATGGTGTACATGGCCAGGTCGAGCCGGCCGAGGGCGAGCAGCGTGAGGTTCGGCGGCGCGACGGAGACGACCGAGCTGAGTGCGGGCTTGAACCAGATGTCGGACGGACGGCCGAGCCGCAGCACGCCGGTGAGCGGGAGCCGCCGGGCGCTCCGGGCCGGAGCCGGATCCGGGGCTGAGGTGGCGGGGGCAGGAGTGGGGGTGCGGTTCGGCTCGGGGGAAGGGTTCGCACTGCTCATGAGACAACCTTAACAGGTGTTTTACCTGTAAAGCATATGACGGGAGGACCGGGCGCCCGGCGTGCGCGCTCCCGGGCACGCTCCCCCCATACCTCCTTGCGCTCGTGTGCGCACCGTGTGCCCCGGGCATCGCTTGACCGAGCGGAAGGCCGCCGAACCGCGGTCCGGACCTTCGAGCGGGAGGTGGGCGGGTGCACGCACCGGCTTCGCCCGGCTGGCTGCTGGTCGCGCTGTGCGCGGCGACCGGCGCCTACTGTCTGCTGCGCATGCGCAGCCCCGACCAGGAGCAGCGCCGCTCGGCGGGCGGTGAGGCGCTGATGGGCTTCGGCATGGCCGCCATGGCCGTGCCCGCCGCCGTGTTCACCCCGCCCGCCTGGGCCTGGCCGGTCTACGCGGCGGTCTTCGGCGTCGCGGCGCTGCGCGCCCTGTGGGCGGCGCGGACCGGCCCGCAGCACCATCTGCACCACCTGGTGGGGACGTCTGCGATGGTCTACATGTCGCTGGCCATGGCCGCCGCCCCCCAGGGGCACCACCACGCCCACGGCGGCTCCGGCGTCCCCCTCCTCACCGGCGCCCTGCTGCTGTACTTCGCCGGATACGTCCTGCTCAGCGGCGCCCGCCTGGTCCCGGCCGTGGCGGGCCCCCAGGGCACGGGCATACGCACGGGCACCGGCCACGGTTCCGGGGCGCCCGGTGGCCCGGGGTGGGGCGACCGGCCCGAACTGGCGCGCGTCTGCCGCCTGTCGATGGGGATGGCGATGGTGGCGATGCTGCTGACGATGTGAGACCGGGGCGCGGAGCACCGGCCGTCCCGCTCCGTGGCCTGTGTCACTTTGCCGCGCGAGCCGCCCCCTGAGCGCCCGTCCGCTCAATAGGGTGCTCGCATGATGGTCCCCGCGGTCCTGTTGCTGATCGGCGCGCTGTTCGCCGTCGCCGCGCCCCGGCTCCTCGCCCGAGCCGACTGGCCGGACCGGGAACCGGTGGTCGCGCTGTGGGTCTGGCAGTGCGTGGTGGCCGCCGTCCTGCTGTGCTGCGCGCTGTCGATGACGCTCAGCGCCGCCGCGGCGTGGCAGGAGGTGCGCGGGCACGTCTTCGCCACGGCGCCGAGCGCGGTGGTGGAGGCGTACGCGCTGGGCGCGGCCGGTGCCTGGGCGCCGACGACCGCGGTGGCCCTCGCCTGCGGTGGGGTGTGGAGCGCCGCGATGCTGGTCCGCGAGGTCGTACGGGCCCGGACACGGCGCCGTCACCGGCGGGCCGAACTCCTCGTCCGCGCACCGCTGCTGCCCGGCGAGCAGAGCGGAACGGGCCGGCTGGTCGTCCTGGAGGGTGAGCGGCCGGAGGCCTGGTGGCTGCCCGGCGCGTCACCCCGCCTGGTCGTCACGACCGCCGCGCTGCGCCGTCTGAAAGGGCGACAGCTGGACGCCGTGCTCGCCCATGAGCAGGGCCATGCGCGGGCCCGCCACGACTGGCTGCTGCACTGCTCGGCGGCGCTGGCGGACGGCTTTCCGCAGGTGCCGGTGTTCGCCGCGTTCCGGGACGAGATGCACCGCCTGGTGGAACTCGCCGCCGACGACATGGCCTCGCGCCGCTTCGGCCGGCTGACCACCGCTCTGGCCCTGGTCGAACTCAACGAGCACCGGGGCGTCTTCGGCCCGTGCCCCGCCCCGCGGGGCCAGGTGCGGCAGCGGGTGCACCGGCTGCTCACTCCCCCGGACCGGCTCACCGCCGCCCACCGGCTGCGCCTGACGGCGGTGGCGGCGCTGGTGCCGGTGGTGCCGGTCCTGGTCACCCTGGTACCGGGGCTGCGGGCGCTGGGCTGAGTCCCGCGCGACCGGGGCCACAGCCCGCGACCGGCCCCGACCGGGCGTGCCGCGCCCGGATATGCGGAGCATCGGGCGGGCGGAGCATCGGGCGGGCGGAGCATCGGGCGGGCGGAGCATCGGGCGGGCGGGGCATCGGGCGGCCCGGTGTTTCACCGGCCGCCGGGCGGCCAGTATCGCGTCATGCGCCCCGCCCCCGTTCCCTCCCCTCCCTCACCGTCCCCGCGCCCGTCGCGCTGTCCCCCGGTCCGGCGGGCGGCAGCCGCGCGCCTCGCGGCCGTGCTGGGCCTGTGCGCCGCGGTGCCCGCGGTGCTGGTCGCCCTGCGGTGGCGGCCCCTGACCGCGTTCGACGGCGCCGTGGCCCGTGCCGCGCACCGCCGGGCGGTCGCCGAGCCGGGGGTCACCCGCGCCTGCCGCGTCCTCACCGACTGGGTGTGGGACCCGCTGACCCTGCGCCTGCTGTGCGCGGTGGTCGCGGTGTGGCTCGTACGGCGGGCCGCCGCCTGGCGGACGGCGGCGTGGCTGGTGTGCACCTGCGCGCTGGGCGCCCTGCTGCAACAGGGCCTCAAGGCGGCCCTGGGCCGGGACCGGCCGGTCTGGCCCGATCCGGTGGACTCCGCAGCGTACGCGTCCTTCCCGTCGGGCCACGCGATGACCGCGACCGTGGTCTGCGGGCTGTTCCTCCGGCTGCTTCACCAGTACGGCACCGGGCGCGGGCCGTGGAGCGCCGCCCTGGCCCTGGCCGTGCTCTCGGTGGCGGGTGTCGGCCTGACGCGCGTCTGGCTGGGCGTCCACTGGCCCTCGGACGTCCTCGGCGGCTGGCTGCTCGGCGCCGCCGTGGTCGCGGCGGCCTGCGCCGTCCCAACGGGTGGCCCGCGCGCGGAAATTGAGCGAAGATCACCCTCATGACCGCTGTGCTGTTCGACTTCTCCGGGACCCTCTTCCGCGCCGAGTCCACCGAATCCTGGCTGCGCGCGGTGCTGGCGGAGGCCCGTCAGACCCTCGGCGAGCGGGAGTTGGCCGAGGCCGCCCGTGGCCTGGAGGAGGCGGGCGCGCTGCCGGGCGGCGCGCCGCCCGTCCGGGTCCCGGCGGAACTGGCCGGGCTGTGGGGCGTGAGGGACCGCAGCGCCGACCGGCACCGGGCCGCCTACACCGCCATGTCCCGCCTGGTGGCCCTGCCCGACCCCGCGCTGCACGACGCCCTGTACGAGCGGCACATGACACCGGCCGCCTGGGCTCCGTACCCGGACGCGCGCGAGGTGCTGCGCACCCTGCGCGAGCGCGGCATCGCGGTGGGCGTGGTGAGCAACATCGGCTGGGACCTGCGCCCGGTGTTCCGCGCGCACGGCCTGGACGCCTACGTCGGCACGTACGTCCTGTCGTACGAGCACGGCGTCCAGAAGCCGGATCCGCGGCTGTTCGCCACGGCCTGCGCCGCGCTCGGCGCGCGGCCGCAGGACGTGCTGATGGTGGGCGACAGCCGTGAGGCCGACGGCGGCGCCGCGGCGCTGGGCTGCGCGGTGCACTTCGTGGACCACCTGCCCGTCGCGGAGCGCCCGGACGCGCTGCTCCCGGTGCTCGGCCTGGTGCCCCACCGCGCCCCGGCCGACCCGGCCGCTCCGGCGCACGACCGGACGGGCTGAGCGCGCCGGGCGACCGGATCAGGCCGTGCGCGGCAGGCGTGCGGGCCGCGGGCGCTCGGGGACGGCGGCCGGGGCCGGGCCGCCGTACAGGGCCGCCCGCAGGGGCGGGGCGAGGACGCGCCGTACGGCGGCGGCGTCCAGGGCGGCGACGGGGCCCAGCGGGTTCAGATAGCGGGTGAAGATCAGGCCGCCGAGCACCGCCACCGCCGCCGTGGCCCGCTCGGTGGCGTACCGGCCGCCGAGGTGCGCGGCGATCCGGCCGAGCACCTCGCGCTCCAGGAACTCCCGGAACACCCGCATGACGTCCTCGTCGCGCATCGCCACCGGTTCCAGGGCCGCGAATCCGGCGGCGCCGCCCTCCTCCGGTTCCTCCCAGAGCGCCGTCACGGCGTCGACGAGCCGTTCCGCCAGGTGCGCCGGATCGCCCTCCAGGGCGCGGGCGACGGCGGTCGAGCGGCCGCAGTCGATATTCATCGCCTCGCCGAACAGACCCTGCTTCGAACCGAAGTGGTAGCCGATGAGCGCGACGTCGACGTCCGCCGCGGCGGCGACGGCGCGCAGCGTCGTGCCCTGGTAGCCGCGGGCGAGGAACAGGGCGCGTGCCTCCTCGGCGATCCGGGTCCTGGTGGCGGGCCGGCCGCGTGGGCGGCCGCGGGTTTTATTCATCAGCGTTGAATATCGGCCCGCCCGGACGGCACTGTCAAGGCGTCCGGGCGCCTTCGAGCGGGGGCCGCCCGGACGGACCCCGCCCAGCGGGACCCGGCACCCGTCACCACCACCCACCGAGGAGATCCCCATGCGTATCGCCGTCTTCGGAGCCGGCGGCCCCACCGGCCGCGAACTGCTCACCCAGGCCCTCGCCGCCGGGCACGAGGTCACCGCGGTGACCCGCAGGCCGCAGGCCGTAGCCGCCCGCGAGGGGCTGACCGTGACCGCGGCGGACGCCCGGGACGCGGAGGCGGTCGCCGAGGTGGTCGCCGGTCAGGACGCGGTCCTCTCCGCGCTGGGCGTCCCGCCCGGAAAGGGTCCCGTCACCCTCTACTCGACGGCGGCCCGGCACATGACCGCCGCCATGGAACGGCACGGGGCCGGGCGGCTGCTGGTCGTCAGTTCCAGCGTCCTGGATCCCGGCTGGCGGCCGAGCGGGGCGTTCTTCTTCAACAACGTCCTCGATCCGTACGTCAACCGGGTGATCGCCCGCACCGCGCACGAGGACATGCGGCGGATGGAGGAGGTGGTGCGCGCGAGCCGCACGGACTGGACGATCGTGCGCCCTTCGGGTCTCTTCGACCATCCCGGGCCGACGCCGTACCTGCTCGCCGAGGACAGCGCGGACGGTGTCTTCACGGCCCGCTCCGACCTGGCCGCGAGCATGCTCGCCCAGGTGTCCGAGGACCGGTACTCGCGCCGCGCCATGGGGGTGGCGACCACGCGGGTGCGGCCGAACGTGCCCCGCATGATCTGGCGTGAGATCCGGAAGAACGCCGGTGCCGGCCGGCCGGAGGAGCGGGCCCTGGAAAGTAGCCCCAGGTAACCAATGGGGCGAAGGTGTGCCCGTCTCGGACGATCCCCCGCGTCGCCCGAGACGGGCGGCAGCCCGACCGCACCCCGTGAAGGGGGCGGCGCGCTGGCGTTGAGTATAGTTGGCTGGCAGCCAGTCAACGCAGGAGTTACAGGATGTCCCCGCGCAGCGCCTCGGTCAATGAAGAGTTGCGACGGCGTTCCCGGGAACGGCTTCTCCAGGCGGCCGTCGAACTGGTGGGCGAGCGCGGCTACGACGCGACGACGCTCGGGGACATCGCCGACCGCGCCGGCTCCGCACGCGGTCTGGTCTCGTACTACTTCCCCGGCAAGCGGCAGCTGGTCCAGTCCGCGGTGCACCGCCTGATGCACCGCACGCTGGAGGAGGCGCTGGAGCGCGAGCCGCGCACCGAGGACGGCGCGGAGCGGATGGCGCGGGCCATCGACGCGATCCTGGGCCTGGCCCGCGACCGGCCCGTCCTCATGCGCCACCACATGGCGGGGATCCTCCAGGCCGAGGGCTTCGTGCAGTGCCCCGAGCAGCAGCGCCTGTCGCACCTGCTGCGGGACACCGTGCTCCGGCACGGCTCGGCGAACGCCGACACCGACTACCCGATGCTGCGCGCACTGCTGATGGGCGCGGTCTACGCGGCACTGGTGCCCGGCGCCCCCATGCCCGTGCCGCTGCTGCGCGCGGAGCTGTTCGAGCGGTACCGGCTCGACCGGGACCTCGGCCTCTCCCCGGACGCCGGTGCGACCGGCGGACCCTGCGGCACGGACGTCTCCCGCTTCTTCGCCACCGGCCGGCCCCCGGCGGAACAGCCGGAGCCGTCTCCGGACCGGCCGGAGCCCTTCCCGGACCGCCCGGAGTGACGACGCGCGGACGCCCCGGCTCCGGGCGCCCGGAGCCGCTCCGCCCCGCGTGCGGAGCGGTCAGGCCGAGGTGAGGCGGGCGTCCTGGCGGGCGGCGGCGTCGAGCAAGGTGTCGAGCAGACCGGGGAACAGGCGGTCGAGGTCGTCGCGGCGCAGGCCGTTCATCTTGGCCGTGCCGCGGTAGATCTGCCGGATCACGCCCGCCTCGCGCAGCACCCGGAAGTGGTGTGTGGTGGTCGACTTGGTGACGGGCAGGTCGAAGTGCGAACAGGACAGTTCGCCGCCCTCGGCGGCGAGTTTCCGCACGATCTGCAGCCGCAGGGGCTCGGACAGCGCGTGCAGCACACCCTCCAGACGGATCTCCGCCCGCTCCGGATGCGGAAGGTCGCGGCTGCCGGCGGCGGGAACGGGGGCGATGGCGATCACGTGCGGCTCCACTTCGTACGGGCTGCCCATCCTACGATGCACGTCGTAGTTTGACAGTTGCCGTACTACGAGCGTTACCGTACAAGCCTGCCCCCTGTCCCGTGACGAATGGAGTCCGCCGTGAGCGCGCTCTTCGAGCCCTTCACCCTGCGCGAAGTGACGATCCCCAACCGGGTCTGGATGCCTCCGATGTGCCAGTACTCGGCCGCGCCCGAGGGCCCGGCGACCGGCGTGCCGAACGACTGGCACTTCGCCCACTACGCGGCGCGCGCGGCCGGCGGCACGGGTCTGATCGTCGTGGAGGCCACCGCCGTCTCGCCCGAGGGCCGGATCTCCCCCTACGACCTCGGCATCTGGAACGACGCCCAGGTCGAGGCGTTCCGCCGGATCACGGGCTTCCTGCGCGACCAGGGCACCGTACCGGCGATCCAGCTCGCGCACAGCGGGCGCAAGGCGTCGACCGAGCGGCCGTGGAAGGGCGGGGCGCCGCTCGGGCCCGAGGCGCACGGCTGGCAGCCGGTCGCGCCCAGCCCGGTGCCCTTCGCCGAGGGGCATCCCGTCCCGGACGAGCTGAGCGTCGAGCAGATCCGGGAGATCGTCGGCCAGTTCGCCGCGGCCGCGCGCCGGGCCCTGACCGCCGGCTTCGAGATCGCCGAACTGCACGGCGCCCACGGCTATCTGATCCACGAGTTCCTTTCGCCGCACTCCAACCACCGCACCGACGCCTACGGCGGCTCGTACGAGAACCGGGTGCGCTTCGCGCTGGAGGTCGTCGACGCGGTGCGTGCGGTGTGGCCGGACGACAAGCCGCTGTTCTTCCGCGTCTCCGCGACCGACTGGCTGGAGGAGGGCGGCTGGACGGCCGACGAGACGGTCCGCCTCGCCGCCGAGCTGCACGCCCACGGCATCGATCTGCTGGACGTCTCCACCGGCGGCAACGCCTCCGCCGCCCGCATCCCGGTCGGCCCCGGCTACCAGGTGCCGTTCGCGGCCCGGGTGAAGGCCGAGACGCCGATGCCGGTGGCCGCGGTCGGTCTGATCACCGAGGTGGAGCAGGCGGAGAAGATCGTCGCCAACGGCGAGGCGGACGCGGTGCTCCTCGGCCGCGAGCTGCTGCGCAGCCCGTCCTGGGCCCGGCAGGCGGCCCGCGAGCTGGCCGCCCCGGTGCATGTGCCGGACCAGTACCACCGCTCCGTCTGAGCGACGGTGCCGAGCGGGCCGCCGGGAACTGTCCCGGCGGCCCGTTCGCCGTCCGCGGGCCAGGCACGCCAGGGCGCGCGGTCAGGCGGCCCCGGCCGGCAGCAGGCGGCGCACCGTGTCCTCCAGGCGGGGCAGCGCCCGCTGGCCCGCCAGGGCCAGGGCGATGGCGGCGGCGACCCCGGCCCAGGCGGCCGGGCCCAGCGGGGTGCAGCCGAAGAGATGGCTGACGCCCGGCGTCTGCACCACGGCGACGAGGGCGGCGGCCGAGCCGACGGACGTGAGCCGCACCAGCGGACTGTCCCGGCGGTCCAGCAGGGTCTGGGCGAGCTGGGTGCCGACCACGCCGCACAGGGCCATGGTGCCGGAACGGCGGGCCGTGCCCGGGGTGAACCGCCCGATCAGCCAGGCGGTGAGCGCGCCCAGGCAGGTCGTCAGCGCCCGGTGGCGGATCTGCCGGACGAGCGGTCCTCCGAGCACCCCGCCGGCCGCGTCCTCGGGCGAGGCGGCCCGCGCCGCCCCGGCGTCGCCCTTCGGGGTCACCGCCACCGCCATCGCCGGGAACAGGTCGGTGAACAGGTTCACCATGAGCATCTGCCGGGTGGACAGGGGCGCACGGCCGGACACCAGCGTGCCGAGGATGCCGAAGCCGACCTCGCCCGCGTTGCCGCCGATCAGGATGGCGATGGCGTCGGCGACGCTGTGCCACAGGGCCCGGCCCTCGCCGATCGCGTGGATCAGGACGGTGAGGTCGTCGGCGGTGAGGACGATGTCGGCGGCGTTGCGCGCGGCGGCCGAGCCCCGGGCGTTGATGCCCACCCCGATGTCGGCGGCCCGGATCGCCGCCGCGTCGTTGGCGCCGTCGCCCACCATGCCCACGACCCGGCCGGCGTCCCGCAGCGCCTCCACCACCTGGAGCTTCTGTTCCGGCGCCACCCGGGCCACCACGCCCGCGTCGCGCAGCATCTTGGCGCGGGCGGAGCGGTCGGCGGCGGCCAGTTCGTCGCCGGTGACCACGACCGTGTCCTGCGGCCAGCCCAGCTCGGTGGCGATGGCGCGGGCGGTCTGCGGGTGGTCCCCGGTGAGCATGACCGGGCGTACGCCCTCTTCGTACAGGCCGCTCACCAGGGCGGTGGAGGTCTCGCGCGGCACGTCCGACAGCGCGAGCAGACCGGCGAACTCCAGGTCGCCCGGCGGCCGTTCCAGTACGTCCGTCTCCTGCTCGTCCTCGGCGAGGCGCCGCCGGGCGACCGCGAGCACCCGCAGCCCGTCGCCGGCCAGCGTCTGCGCCGCGCCGAAGGCGTGCGCGGGCAGCCCCGCGCAGGCGGGCAGGACCGTCTCCGGGGCGCCCTTGACGACGAGCGTACGCGGGCCGTCCCCGGTCCGGCCGACGGCCGCCGCGTAGCCGCGCCCGGCCTCGAAGTCGAGTCCTTCGAGCTGGTTCCAGTCCGGGTCGGGTCCGGCCGCGTCGAGGACCGCCTCGTCGGTGGCGTGCACCGGCCGTCCCGAGCCGCCGTTGCCGCGCGGGCAGGCGCGGGCCGCCACGCGCACCGTGGCGGCGCAGGCCGCGTCGCCCACCGGGTGGATCCCGCCGTCCGAGTCGCCGACGCGCACCAGCCGCAGGCGGTTCTCGGTGAGCGTGCCCGTCTTGTCGAAGCAGAGGGTGTCCATCCGGCCGAGCGCCTCAAGGGTGCGCGGGGTGCGCACCAGCACGCCGTACCGGCTGAGCCGGCGGGCCGCGGCGAGCTGCGCGACGGTGGCCACCAGGGGCAGCCCCTCGGGGACGGCGGCCACGGCGACGGCCACACCGCCGCTGACCGCTTCCCGCACCGGGGTGCCGCGCAGCAGCGCGAGGCCGGTCACCGCGGCTCCGCCGGTCAGCGTCAGCGGCAGCGCCTCGCGGGTGAGTTCCTGGAGCCGGGCCTGCACACCGGCCGCGGGCGGGGTGCGGGCGGCGAGGTGCACGGCGCGGGCGGCCTCGGTGCGCTCACCGGTGTCCACCACCACCGCGCGGGCCTGGCCCGCCACCACCGTCGTGCCCTCGAAGACCATGCAGAGCCGGTCGGAGACGACGGCGTGCGGAGTCGGCGCGAGCTGCTTCTGCACCGGCAGCGACTCGCCGGTCAGCGCGGACTCGTCGACCTCCAGGCCCTCTTCCCACAGCAGCCGGGCGTCGGCCGGCACCACGTCATCCGCCATGAGTTCGATGACGTCGCCCGGCCGCAGCTTGCCCGCCTCGACGGTGCGGGTGCCGCCGGCCGGTGCCTCGTCGGGCGGCGGCGCGAGCCGTGCCTTGCGCTTCTGGTCGGCGAGCAGCCCCGACAGGGCCCGTCCGGCGCGCAGCCGCTGGACGCCGCCGACCAGGGCGTTCAGGTCGAGGGCGCCGACCACCAGCAGCGCGTCCATCACGGAGCCGAGGATGGCGGAGGCCGCCGAGCCGACCGCGAGGACGGGGGTGAGCGGGTCGCGCAGCTCGCCGCGTACGGCCCGGCCCAGTTCGAACGTCCAGCGGGCCGGGGCGAGCGCGGGATGCCGTACGGCGCCGCCCGCCGCGCCGCGCACCCCGCCGGCCGCCCGTGCCAGCGGGCCCGGTTCGGCCCGGTCCTCGTGCTCCAGCCGCTCCCTGGCCTCGTCCGAACCCAGCTCGTGCCAGTGCACGCGCGCGCGGGGACGCGGGGCGCGGGCGAGCGCCACGCCGAGGGCGGCCCGCGTCCCGGAGAACAGGGCGGCGGCGGCGCTCAGGTCGACCGGCGCGTGCCGCAGACCGGGCAGCACGGACAGCCGCCCCCTGCGGCGGCGCGACTCGCCGACGGCGACGAGGAGACCGGACAGCGCGGCGCCGGAGCGGGCCAGGGTCTGCGCCCGGTGGCCCACCGTGCGCGCGACGGGGACCGCGCTCAGCAGCCGCCAGACGTCGCACAGCCCGTGCAGGGCCAGCACGTCGGCGCCCCAGACGACGGCACCGCCCTGGTCGGTGAGGGCCACGGCGACATCGCTGCCGCCGAGAC
The sequence above is drawn from the Streptomyces sp. SAT1 genome and encodes:
- a CDS encoding NADH:flavin oxidoreductase/NADH oxidase, which produces MSALFEPFTLREVTIPNRVWMPPMCQYSAAPEGPATGVPNDWHFAHYAARAAGGTGLIVVEATAVSPEGRISPYDLGIWNDAQVEAFRRITGFLRDQGTVPAIQLAHSGRKASTERPWKGGAPLGPEAHGWQPVAPSPVPFAEGHPVPDELSVEQIREIVGQFAAAARRALTAGFEIAELHGAHGYLIHEFLSPHSNHRTDAYGGSYENRVRFALEVVDAVRAVWPDDKPLFFRVSATDWLEEGGWTADETVRLAAELHAHGIDLLDVSTGGNASAARIPVGPGYQVPFAARVKAETPMPVAAVGLITEVEQAEKIVANGEADAVLLGRELLRSPSWARQAARELAAPVHVPDQYHRSV
- a CDS encoding cation-translocating P-type ATPase; the encoded protein is MLALLTAPSAAVRLLPKAPALLAQASARAAAPAIGAAAGALAGTARAGVRGADSAARVVRVARNALPGARGHWRSGARAHLALRAADPEQVRRAGGREHLARRVAAALAERPDVLFAYWDQGLARLVVTMTEDEAAEQVVDRAADLAARHGLVLQGGDPEEPAHPADPAGVRAAAATLAADALGIAAGVTASVLRLPPSPRLATAAVTLLRENPWARAWLRARLGPARTDFLLACANAAVHGAGQTPTALLLDGALRACQLIETVARAAAFDTVHDELCSPGRAGAALAPASRPPLRESPAQEYARHASAGSLVGAAVTLLVKHDGAEAAEAALAGSPKAARYGPAAFHAVLGTALARTGVLVRDPERLRTLEMAGTVVLHPSALRTARGDADAWAEPVLDAARRAGLRVIVMDDPALEDVTPLADQVVDARRPLDDVVYGLRAEEDAGVVITVARAASADDQDVLAGLGGSDVAVALTDQGGAVVWGADVLALHGLCDVWRLLSAVPVARTVGHRAQTLARSGAALSGLLVAVGESRRRRGRLSVLPGLRHAPVDLSAAAALFSGTRAALGVALARAPRPRARVHWHELGSDEARERLEHEDRAEPGPLARAAGGVRGAAGGAVRHPALAPARWTFELGRAVRGELRDPLTPVLAVGSAASAILGSVMDALLVVGALDLNALVGGVQRLRAGRALSGLLADQKRKARLAPPPDEAPAGGTRTVEAGKLRPGDVIELMADDVVPADARLLWEEGLEVDESALTGESLPVQKQLAPTPHAVVSDRLCMVFEGTTVVAGQARAVVVDTGERTEAARAVHLAARTPPAAGVQARLQELTREALPLTLTGGAAVTGLALLRGTPVREAVSGGVAVAVAAVPEGLPLVATVAQLAAARRLSRYGVLVRTPRTLEALGRMDTLCFDKTGTLTENRLRLVRVGDSDGGIHPVGDAACAATVRVAARACPRGNGGSGRPVHATDEAVLDAAGPDPDWNQLEGLDFEAGRGYAAAVGRTGDGPRTLVVKGAPETVLPACAGLPAHAFGAAQTLAGDGLRVLAVARRRLAEDEQETDVLERPPGDLEFAGLLALSDVPRETSTALVSGLYEEGVRPVMLTGDHPQTARAIATELGWPQDTVVVTGDELAAADRSARAKMLRDAGVVARVAPEQKLQVVEALRDAGRVVGMVGDGANDAAAIRAADIGVGINARGSAAARNAADIVLTADDLTVLIHAIGEGRALWHSVADAIAILIGGNAGEVGFGILGTLVSGRAPLSTRQMLMVNLFTDLFPAMAVAVTPKGDAGAARAASPEDAAGGVLGGPLVRQIRHRALTTCLGALTAWLIGRFTPGTARRSGTMALCGVVGTQLAQTLLDRRDSPLVRLTSVGSAAALVAVVQTPGVSHLFGCTPLGPAAWAGVAAAIALALAGQRALPRLEDTVRRLLPAGAA